In Roseofilum reptotaenium CS-1145, the DNA window CTGAGCTTGACTCTGTTTGCTCAAGCCAGTTCTGCCCAAACTATCCTCGATCCCCTAGGAGATATCCAAACCCAAGATGGGGGTTCTAGTGCGTTCTCCAGCCAGGGAGGTAATGGCCAATTCTTTGACTTAATGCACAATCTCCAGCGGGGAAATCATTTGAGAGACCCCGAACAATTCAGCATCGACCAACAAGAAAATTTAGATGATGCTGCCGCTAAATTCCGCCAACAGCAACTCGAACGACTCAACAACTCGCCTGAGTCTACTGAAACTGCTGAAGAAACTACCCCATAAACCCCATAATTTCTATACTTCTGTTTAAGAAGTGCTAGATTCTTTCCCAGGTGCGCTACTCTAAGCTAACGCACCTTTATTTTTCCCTATTGCCTCTTGCCCATTGCCCACTCGCTATGGCTTGCCTCTTGCCAACGATCGAACTCTGCTCTAGTCTCAAGGAGGTCTGAGCATTAGCGCAATAGGCTAATCTGGTTAGTGACCACTTAACGCTCCTCACCCAGACCCTTTAATCTGATTGAGATTGAGAACATTATGCAAAGTAAAGAACCTGAAAAAACCCCGACTCCAGCCTCGACTCCTAGCCCAGCTCCGGTATCAGCTCCTGTTCCAACGCCTAAAGCTGAGTTAGTCGAATCTCCTACCTCCTCTCCCGTTATGGCTTCTTCCTCCGGACAACAAACCGTCGATCAAGTACTGACTATTCTCTCTCGGTTAACGGACTATATCGGTGAGTTCTTTGTTACTTATCAAAAACCCTTAATCAACGTAGCTTTGGTGATCACGGCTTTGATTTCTGTTTATCTCACCTTAGCGATATTAGATGCGGTTAATCATATCCCCCTTCTGGGCTTTGCTCTTGCCCCCCTCTTTGAACTGGTGGGAATTATTTATACCGCTTGGTTTGTTTGGCGCTATATGCTCAAAGCTTCAACTCGCCAAGAACTCTACAAGGATATTTCCGGTTTAACCTCTCAGGTAACGGGGGGGCAAAAAGCCGATTCGTAAATCCGGGTTTGGATTGGATATGTCGAGATCGGGTGGTTGATGCCACCCGATATTTTTTTGGCGATCGCCAGAAATTGGTTGTTTATTCTCTGTAGTAGTAAGATTACCGCTTGCCTGCCATAGCAGAGAAAGAGTCAGTTAGGATAGGGTTTAATACTGAAACCTATTCCCTATTCCCTAACCACTATATATGATAGGCTAAATCCAGATAAATCTGGCGTAACTGTTTGATGGATAGTCAAAATTTTTCTCTTTCTCCGCCAATACCTCCCCAAAAAAGCCTAACTCGACGTTTAGCAACTCTGGCGCGACTTCCTCAGCAACGATGGCAGATTTTTGAGCCAGATCCAGAACTTGAATGTTTCGCCCAACAGGTGAATTTATCCCCGTTAATTGCCCAAGTTGTACTCAATCGGGGGATTCAAACACTCCCAGATGCCCAAGGATATTTGAATCCGGATCGGCTTCAATTGCCCCATCCCTTGGCGGAATTCCCCGATTTAGAAAACAGTGTGGCTTTACTGAAAGCGGCGATCGCCCAAGGGCAAAAAATTGCCATCTGTGGAGATTATGATGCCGATGGCATGACCAGTACCGTCCTATTATTACGCAGCTTAAAATATATGGGTGCTCAAGTCGATTACGCCATTCCCAGTCGCATGAGTGAAGGGTATGGGATTAATCGCCGGATTGTAGAAGATTTTCATCAAGAAGGAGTCGAGATTATCCTGACGGTAGACAATGGAATTGCTGCTTATGACCCCATTGCAAGGGCTGTAGAATTAGGCTTAACGGTGATTATTACCGATCACCATGAACTACCAAGCCAATTACCGCCAGCCAGCGCTATTTTAAATCCGAAACTATTGCCAACTACATCCCCTTACGCTTCAGTGGCTGGAGTTGGGGTAGCTTACATCTTGGCAATTACTTTAGCACAAGAGTTGGGGCAAGCTAAAGCCATTTATCCCCTCTGTTTAGAATTGTTTACATTAGGCACGATCGCCGATCTTGCCCCCTTAACTGGGGTTAATCGTCGTTGGTTAAAGCGGGGACTGAGGCGTTTACCCCATTCAGAACTGGCAGGAGTGCAAGCTTTAATTCAGGTTTCGGGAGTGAGCGATCGCCAGAAATCCCTTAAACCAGAAGACATTGGGTTTCGTCTAGGGCCAAGGATTAATGCGATCGGTCGTTTATCCGATCCGCAAATTGTCATCGAGCTATTAACCACCGATGAACCCGGAATTGCCCTAGAACAAGCGATGAAATGCGAGCAAATTAATCGCCGTCGTCAAGAGCTGTGCGAACAAATTACCCAAGAAGCCATTGATATCATTCAAACGGAACAAATTCTGCTCTATGATGACCGAGTATTGGTCTTAGTTCAACCCGGTTGGCATCATGGTGTAATTGGAATTGTCGCCTCTCGTTTGGTCGAGCGCTATGGTGTTCCCGTTTTTCTAGGAACCTATGAAGATGAGGATCGTATTCGGGGTTCGGCACGCGGAATTCCTGAATTTCATGTCTTTGAAGCATTAGAATACTGTGATGCTCTGTTAGGGAAATATGGGGGACATAAAGCGGCAGGCGGATTTTCTTTGCCGAGCCAAAATTTAGAACCGTTTAAAATTCAACTGAGCGATTTTTCCCATCAGTGTTTACAACCCCAATGGCTAAAACCCTTAATTCGGATTGACGGGTTAGCCGATTTT includes these proteins:
- a CDS encoding CAAD domain-containing protein, with protein sequence MQSKEPEKTPTPASTPSPAPVSAPVPTPKAELVESPTSSPVMASSSGQQTVDQVLTILSRLTDYIGEFFVTYQKPLINVALVITALISVYLTLAILDAVNHIPLLGFALAPLFELVGIIYTAWFVWRYMLKASTRQELYKDISGLTSQVTGGQKADS
- the recJ gene encoding single-stranded-DNA-specific exonuclease RecJ, with protein sequence MDSQNFSLSPPIPPQKSLTRRLATLARLPQQRWQIFEPDPELECFAQQVNLSPLIAQVVLNRGIQTLPDAQGYLNPDRLQLPHPLAEFPDLENSVALLKAAIAQGQKIAICGDYDADGMTSTVLLLRSLKYMGAQVDYAIPSRMSEGYGINRRIVEDFHQEGVEIILTVDNGIAAYDPIARAVELGLTVIITDHHELPSQLPPASAILNPKLLPTTSPYASVAGVGVAYILAITLAQELGQAKAIYPLCLELFTLGTIADLAPLTGVNRRWLKRGLRRLPHSELAGVQALIQVSGVSDRQKSLKPEDIGFRLGPRINAIGRLSDPQIVIELLTTDEPGIALEQAMKCEQINRRRQELCEQITQEAIDIIQTEQILLYDDRVLVLVQPGWHHGVIGIVASRLVERYGVPVFLGTYEDEDRIRGSARGIPEFHVFEALEYCDALLGKYGGHKAAGGFSLPSQNLEPFKIQLSDFSHQCLQPQWLKPLIRIDGLADFSQLDLDLYGQIDRLHPCGIENDLPIFWTPDVRILEQKIVGKGHIKLTLTQEKSKRILKAIAWRWQDYFPLPSRLDIAYSLRENTWNGNTSLELELVGVRRQNHPD